Proteins from one Burkholderia oklahomensis C6786 genomic window:
- a CDS encoding DUF4142 domain-containing protein, which translates to MTRRSTLSLVGACAAGVFVFATAASAQTAPTTPPTQPRPEAAAETGTRLHEADQAFVTDATKAVSTQRDAARIATSRSSDRAVKAFAERVASDNEKLSQTLRAASPRGVDVPHNDPDPAVLDSIKNLRGDAFDKAYIEQVALDGNRKSLSVFQAEIASGRNEQLKNAARKGLPVIQAHYQQAQALAGRKHLPGDASQ; encoded by the coding sequence ATGACTCGCCGCTCTACTTTATCGCTCGTCGGTGCATGTGCCGCCGGTGTGTTCGTCTTCGCGACCGCCGCATCCGCGCAAACCGCGCCTACGACCCCGCCGACGCAGCCGCGCCCCGAGGCAGCCGCTGAAACCGGTACGAGGCTGCATGAGGCCGATCAAGCCTTCGTCACCGACGCGACGAAAGCCGTATCGACGCAGCGCGATGCCGCGCGCATCGCGACGTCGCGCTCGAGCGACCGCGCCGTGAAGGCATTCGCGGAACGCGTCGCGAGCGACAACGAGAAGCTGTCGCAGACGCTGCGCGCCGCGAGCCCGCGCGGCGTCGACGTGCCGCACAACGATCCGGATCCCGCCGTGCTCGACAGCATCAAGAACCTGCGCGGCGACGCGTTCGACAAGGCGTATATCGAGCAGGTCGCGCTCGACGGCAACCGCAAGTCGCTGTCGGTGTTCCAGGCCGAGATCGCGTCGGGCCGCAACGAGCAGTTGAAGAATGCCGCGCGCAAGGGCCTGCCGGTGATCCAGGCGCATTATCAGCAGGCTCAGGCGCTCGCGGGCCGCAAGCACTTGCCGGGCGACGCATCGCAGTGA
- a CDS encoding HD domain-containing phosphohydrolase, with protein sequence MNTGSEESITPVAPEASHACAGTAGNAPAAPVILIVDDEPSILSALKRLLRTARYQVVTAESGAAALDVLAAGEVDLIVSDMRMPGMTGAEFLARAQTRHPDTMRILLTGYSEIDAVVSAINEGGVYRYLNKPWDDHDLLLTVKQALEQRRLRQETARLFALTQKQNEALVALSTALEAQVHARTEEIRQTVLFLEDAQRDLKRNFMTMIQVGANMIELRCGVMGGESRRIGELAKQLALAFDMSALQAQDLHFAGLLHGIGKLSLPDELLRKSIDRMNAEESRLFHQHPLRAQMVLTPVAQLNQVAHIIRHQYERFNGRGTPDGLAGDDIPLGARILAVARDYEGLQRGGVVNQRMQSEQAIALIKSQAGMRYDPHVVDRFVALAKDPATLGCNTPYAQITGGQLLEGMRLADDLRTSRGVLLMTKGSVVSAHQVALVRRYEAQEATPFTILIQTPPPKVDAAAASGR encoded by the coding sequence GTGAACACAGGATCCGAGGAATCGATCACGCCCGTCGCGCCGGAGGCGTCGCACGCGTGCGCCGGCACGGCCGGCAACGCGCCAGCCGCGCCCGTGATCCTGATCGTCGACGACGAGCCGAGCATCCTCTCGGCGCTCAAGCGTCTGCTGCGCACGGCGCGCTATCAGGTCGTCACGGCCGAGAGCGGCGCGGCCGCGCTCGACGTGCTCGCCGCCGGCGAAGTCGATCTCATCGTCTCCGACATGCGGATGCCGGGCATGACGGGCGCCGAATTTCTCGCACGCGCGCAGACGCGCCATCCGGACACGATGCGCATCCTGCTGACGGGCTACTCGGAGATCGACGCGGTCGTGAGCGCGATCAACGAAGGCGGCGTGTACCGTTATCTGAACAAGCCGTGGGACGACCACGACCTGCTGCTCACGGTCAAGCAGGCGCTCGAGCAGCGGCGGCTGCGCCAGGAGACCGCGCGCCTCTTCGCGCTCACGCAGAAGCAGAACGAGGCGCTCGTCGCGCTCAGCACCGCGCTCGAAGCGCAGGTGCACGCGCGCACCGAGGAAATCCGGCAGACCGTGCTGTTCCTCGAAGACGCGCAGCGCGACCTGAAGCGCAATTTCATGACGATGATCCAGGTCGGCGCGAACATGATCGAGCTGCGCTGCGGCGTGATGGGCGGCGAATCGCGGCGCATCGGCGAGCTCGCGAAGCAGCTCGCGCTCGCGTTCGACATGAGCGCGCTGCAGGCGCAGGATCTCCATTTCGCCGGCCTGCTGCACGGGATCGGCAAGCTGTCGCTGCCGGACGAGCTGCTGCGCAAATCGATCGACCGGATGAATGCGGAAGAAAGCCGGCTGTTCCATCAGCATCCGCTGCGCGCGCAGATGGTGCTCACGCCCGTCGCGCAGCTCAATCAGGTCGCGCACATCATTCGCCACCAGTACGAACGCTTCAACGGCCGCGGCACGCCGGACGGCCTCGCGGGCGACGACATCCCGCTCGGCGCGCGCATCCTCGCGGTCGCGCGCGACTATGAAGGGCTGCAGCGCGGCGGCGTCGTCAACCAGCGTATGCAGTCCGAACAGGCGATTGCGCTCATCAAGTCGCAGGCCGGCATGCGCTACGACCCGCACGTCGTCGATCGTTTCGTCGCGCTCGCGAAAGACCCGGCGACGCTCGGCTGCAACACGCCGTATGCGCAGATCACGGGCGGCCAGCTGCTGGAGGGCATGCGGCTCGCCGACGATCTGCGCACGAGCCGCGGCGTGCTGCTGATGACGAAGGGCAGCGTCGTGTCCGCGCATCAGGTCGCGCTCGTGCGGCGCTACGAGGCGCAGGAGGCCACGCCGTTCACGATCCTGATCCAGACGCCGCCGCCGAAGGTCGATGCCGCGGCGGCCTCCGGGCGCTGA